A genomic window from Lycium barbarum isolate Lr01 chromosome 4, ASM1917538v2, whole genome shotgun sequence includes:
- the LOC132637967 gene encoding uncharacterized protein LOC132637967, which yields MDKSWIGMPRNTPEYVIGLNQFLNFACPKCGSRKWQTRKIVFNHLIDKPFPKNYVTWFMHGEMNVLHNSRNREVTQDVPPTENPVELLINEVFGGLRHEGVDVGPSQVVREEEMLHDMHVSNNEDLFELLGDGRQELYEGSKYSKLEFLLKLYHIKCLSGLSDKGMTMILDLLRDAFKFAKIPISFYESKKTIKKLCLDYVKIDACPNDCMLCWEDDVNAETCKYCHTSRWKPENDSNKDHAPTTSKKQKNKRKKPAKILRYFPLKPRLQRLFMCSKIAEHMSWHAEDGNKDGTIRHPRDGEAWKRFDTTFPEFASDPRNVRLGLASDGFNPFGTMSTNYSIWPVVLVPYNLPPWLCMKQPNFILSMIIPGPRTAGNNIDVYLQPLIKELNELWREGVDTFDSSKDEMFRMRAALMWTVSDFPGLDILSGWNTHTGLACPSCNFDTEPCRLRHSRKWCFIGHRRFLGRNHKFRLMRHRFDGNVEERTPPKKLSGSDILQQVKDISVTFGRQTELNGKRKRNGKGSVGEGATQQWRKKKAYSSIFHIGSLTRCAIIWMLCILKKNVFDNIIYSLLNDKEKSKDHVKARRDLQDMGIRRDLWPDENDECRLGAFTIPKEKKVTFLKTLKNISVPGGYSSNISRCVYLDQKRIFGLKSHDCHILVEQLLPIAIRNVLPNQVVATLVELSSFFRHLCLKSLTLADLEKLQNRIVETLCHLEMLFPPSFFTIMVHLIVHLVDEVIQGGPMHYRWMYFVERLLGHLKSLVGNRSQPEGSIAEGYIVEEALTFFSRYFEGIESRLNRPKRVNDEPNCNEASEKSFMFPQQGKPVGGFTTEPLTLLEKTQAHRYVLLNCATVKPFVEEFRHHIRRSRGRKLSPTEVERRVSKEFPDWFPKRIMNPDIADTISDDMKFLAPGPAQDARRFSAYNINGFKFRTLSREQGLKTQNSGVFLVSDTSCVASSADRYERQADLPYYGRLEDIIELNYYGRFRVVLFKCQWADTTRNRGFKSDVWKFNCVNFSKLIHTGDREDDDPYIEASQANMVYYVDDETDKGWSVAVHLKPRDLFDMGEVDEEEIYENEPYQQQEFGQFFDVDYKNIQIAIEENMTE from the exons ATGGATAAATCTTGGATTGGAATGCCAAGGAACACACCAGAGTATGTGATTGGTTTGAATCAATTTCTGAATTTTGCATGTCCTAAATGTGGTTCTAGGAagtggcagaccaggaaaatagTGTTTAATCATTTGATTGACAAGCCTTTCCCTAAAAATTATGTCACTTGGTTTATGCACGGGGAAATGAATGTATTGCATAATTCCAGAAATAGAGAGGTCACTCAAGATGTACCACCCACTGAAAATCCTGTAGAATTATTGATTAATGAAGTATTTGGGGGCTTAAGGCATGAGGGTGTTGATGTAGGTCCATCACAAGTTGTGCGAGAAGAAGAAATGTTACATGATATGCATGTTTCAAATAACGAAGATTTGTTTGAGTTGCTTGGAGATGGACGTCAAGAATTGTATGAAGGGTCTAAGTACTCAAAGTTGGAATTTTTATTAAAGCTTTATCATATAAAGTGTTTGTCTGGGTTAAGTGACAAGGGAATGACTATGATACTAGATCTACTCAGAGATGCATTTAAATTTGCAAAGATTCCTATTTCTTTTTATGAGtccaagaaaaccatcaagaagTTGTGTCTTGATTATGTCAAGATAGATGCTTGTCCAAATGATTGCATGTTGTGCTGGGAAGATGATGTTAATGCAGAAACATGCAAGTATTGTCACACTTCTAGATGGAAGCCCGAGAATGATAGCAATAAAGATCATGCACCTACTACAAGTAAgaaacaaaagaataaaaggaaaaagCCTGCAAAAATTTTGCGCTACTTTCCATTAAAACCAAGATTACAAAGATTGTTCATGTGCTCTAAGATTGCTGAGCATATGAGCTGGCATGCGGAGGATGGTAACAAAGATGGAACCATAAGACATCCTAGAGATGGTGAGGCATGGAAGAGGTTTGATACAACTTTTCCTGAATTTGCTTCTGATCCTCGAAATGTTCGATTAGGTCTAGCTAGTGATGGTTTCAATCCTTTTGGGACAATGAGTACTAATTATAGCATTTGGCCTGTGGTTTTGGTTCCATATAACCTTCCTCCTTGGTTGTGTATGAAGCAACCAAATTTCATCCTCTCAATGATAATTCCAGGTCCACGTACGGCAGGGAATAACATAGATGTATACCTACAACCCCTTATTAAGGAGTTGAATGAGTTATGGAGGGAAGGTGTGGACACTTTTGATTCATCAAAGGATGAAATGTTTAGAATGCGAGCAGCTCTTATGTGGACAGTTAGTGATTTTCCTGGACTTGATATCTTATCTGGTTGGAACACACATACTGGCCTTGCATGCCCCTCTTGTAATTTTGACACAGAACCTTGTCGCCTTCGTCATAGTAGAAAGTGGTGTTTTATTGGCCATCGTCGGTTTTTGGGAAGAAACCACAAATTTAGACTGATGAGGCATCGTTTTGATGGGAATGTCGAAGAGAGGACCCCTCCGAAGAAGTTATCAGGGTCAGACATCTTGCAACAAGTGAAAGATATCAGTGTCACATTTGGAAGACAAACAGAATTGAATGGTAAAAGGAAACGAAATGGGAAAGGGAGTGTTGGAGAAGGTGCAACTCAacaatggagaaaaaaaaaagcatattCTTCGATCTTCCATATTGGGAGTTTAACTCGTTGCGCCATAATTTGGATGTTATGCATATTGAAAAAAAATGTATTTGACAATATTATATACTCTTTGctaaatgataaagaaaaatcaaaggatcATGTTAAGGCTCGAAGAGATCTACAAGATATGGGTATAAGGCGTGATCTTTGGCCGGATGAGAATGATGAATGTAGGCTTGGTGCATTTACGATTCCAAAGGAGAAGAAAGTGACCTTTCTCAAGACTTTAAAGAATATCTCAGTGCCGGGTGGTTATTCAAGTAATATATCTCGTTGTGTTTATTTGGATCAGAAAAGGATCTTTGGACTAAAAAGTCATGATTGTCACATCCTTGTGGAACAATTGTTACCGATAGCAATTCGCAATGTGCTTCCAAACCAGGTTGTTGCAACTTTGGTAGAGCTTTCCTCATTTTTTAGGCATCTTTGTTTGAAAAGCTTAACCCTCGCAGACCTTGAAAAGCTACAAAATCGAATTGTGGAAACTCTGTGCCATCTAGAGATGTTGTTCCCTCCATCATTTTTTACTATAATGGTTCATCTAATTGTTCATCTCGTGGATGAAGTAATACAAGGTGGCCCGATGCATTATCGATGGATGTATTTTGTTGAAAG ATTGTTAGGTCATTTAAAGTCCCTTGTAGGGAACAGATCACAACCAGAAGGTTCCATAGCTGAAGGCTACATAGTTGAAGAAGCTCTAACTTTTTTTTCTCGTTATTTTGAGGGAATTGAGTCAAGGTTAAATCGGCCTAAACGTGTAAATGATGAACCAAATTGTAATGAGGCTTCTGAAAAGTCATTTATGTTCCCCCAACAAGGTAAACCTGTTGGAGGTTTCACAACAGAACCATTGACTCTTTTGGAGAAAACACAAGCTCATCGATATGTGTTACTTAATTGCGCAACAGTGAAGCCATTTGTTGA GGAATTTAGACATCACATCAGAAGAAGTAGAGGCCGAAAACTTTCACCAACAGAGGTAGAGAGGAGAGTTAGTAAAGAATTCCCTGATTGGTTTCCTAAGAGA ATAATGAATCCGGATATAGCAGACACTATCTCCGATGATATGAAGTTCTTAGCACCAGGTCCGGCACAAGATGCAAGAAGATTTAGTGCTTATAACATTAATGGATTCAAATTTCGGACTTTGTCTAGAGAACAAGGATTAAAAACTCAAAATAGTGGAGTCTTTCTTGTCTCTGACACTTCTTGTGTTGCATCTAGTGCAGATAGATATGAAAGACAAGCAGACCTGCCATATTACGGGAGGTTGGAAGATATTATTGAGCTTAATTACTATGGCCGATTCAGGGTTGTTCTCTTCAAATGTCAGTGGGCTGACACTACTCGAAACAGAGGGTTCAAATCAGATGTTTGGAAGTTTAATTGTGTCAACTTCTCTAAATTGATTCACACTGGTGATCGTGAGGATGACGATCCGTATATTGAAGCATCACAAGCAAATATGGTCTATTATGTTGATGATGAAACTGATAAAGGATGGAGTGTGGCTGTACATCTAAAGCCAAGAGATTTGTTTGACATGGGAGAGGTTGATGAAGAGGAAATATACGAGAATGAACCATATCAACAACAAGAATTTGGACAATTTTTTGATGTTGATTATAAGAATATCCAAATTGCAATAGAGGAGAATATGACTGAATAG